Proteins encoded together in one Bombyx mori chromosome 24, ASM3026992v2 window:
- the LOC101744827 gene encoding dynein regulatory complex protein 8 isoform X2 has translation MARKEEPKIQPNNDLEKKIIEAFEVFDHSGKQVVDVREIGTILRSLGCCPTEAEIQEVILATENKEATGNVPLTNFLPYMCKVMIEHRFYPASAEMLLAAFRYFDTEGRGYLTKERFAKLMMEEGESFTQEEYDEMMQTALDPVTDTIMYEYYINQLMVEEAVETTEPPK, from the exons ATGGCAAGAAAAGAGGAACCTAAAA TTCAACCAAACAATGATttggagaaaaaaataattgaagctTTCGAAGTATTTGACCATTCTGGGAAGCAAGTCGTAGATGTAAGGGAAATAGGAACAATTCTTCGATCTTTGg GTTGCTGTCCAACTGAAGCCGAGATACAAGAGGTGATTTTAGCAACGGAAAACAAAGAAGCAACTGGAAACGTTCCGTTAACGAACTTTTTACCTTACATGTGTAAAGTCATGATAGAACATag GTTTTATCCGGCGAGCGCTGAAATGCTGTTGGCTGCATTCAGATATTTTGACACGGAGGGACGTGGGTACCTCACTAAAGAGAGGTTCGCCAAGCTTATGATGGAAGAAGGAGAGTCATTTACGCAG GAGGAGTACGATGAAATGATGCAAACAGCGTTAGATCCTGTAACAGATACAATAATGTACGAATATTACATCAACCAACTTATG